The genomic stretch TTATTTGGGGTTATTGGTGGTTTTGAATCTCTAAGACATATAGTCACAGTATATTTCTGTGTATTCACTCTATCTCTATCTTTACTTATAGGATGGAGAGTTGGAGCAAGTTTTGATGAGCAAAGCATCGAATTGGAAGCTATTCTTAAAAAGCTAGGATTTTATAAACCAACCATGATGAGTTTAAATAAATATTCTATTTTTTCGACTGAGCCAGCTAATAATCAACTTAATGAGCGTTGGAAAGACTATACCTACCGAATCGATCTTGCTCAAAAAGATGATGCTGAAAAATATGGTAAGAAATAAAAATAATATAAAGGTTTTTACCTTTGCCAGATGCTAGTCAAATAATTAGAAAAAGGACTTAACGCAAAATCAAAAAAATACTTATTTACGTATGCCTATCAATTTTATTGGCCTTGCAGGGGTACTTTGGGATATGGACAGATGAAAATACAAGTTTTGCAGAAAATATGGTTGATCTACAAGGTGGAGATTTAAGGCTTTATCAATCTAAAGGTTTGATGTTTCTATCTTATAGTGAACCTTTAAGAATGGCAGATCAATATAATACTCAAGGTGAAGTAATTGGACGAGGTTTTGCAGAAGAATGGATGAAGGATACTGCTGAATGGTTAAATCGAGATCAAATAAGACTGATTAAAGGCAACTTAAATCAAAAAGCTGAAATTATATTTAGTATCTTTGCACAGAAAGGTAGCTGGTGGACTAATCAGGATTTATCTAAAATTTATATCAGTGTGATTTTTAATGATTATCACAAGCAGGGTGTGATTCCGGTGGATAAAATTTTAGGCAATGCTCGTATCTATAAAATGTTTAAATCAGTTGATAGTGGCTTAAATTTTAAACCAATCCACTGGCCCAAAGCTAGACCTATTATACAGGTTCTATTTGATCAAACGGGGCAATATGGTTATGTAATTGGAGGGAATAGAGAACTCTGGCGTAGCAGTGATGCTGGGGAAACATGGAAGAAAATAGTAATCCCTCAGCAGTGGATACTTAAAGCAGAAACGGATGATGATATATCAAATAATATCGTAAAGACTTTTGATGCCTATTATCTAGATGAAAAAACCAAAATGCTTTATCTATCTTGTTTTAAATACGATCCGAAGCAAAGTAGGAATGAAGTTTATGCTTTGCCTTGGAATGAAGCATTAACGGACATGAATCAGTTAAAACCAATTGTTGTCATTGCTGATGTATATATTACTGCGATCCAATCTGCGCCTGAGCAAGGTCTTTATTTATTAACAGAGAAATTCGATTTTTCTGATTTTAATTTACAGTCGAATAAAAAGTCTGCTCAATTCATTTATCTATCTAAAGATAAAAAGCAGCATTTGGTGGAGCTTGGTGATCGCTTAATGTTGGGGCATTTATACCAAGGGAAAGATGGTGTGCTGGTTATTGTCGGTTCGAAAGTATCTGAAAGTTATTTACGTTTTGAGGATATGTATTTGATCAGTACGGATCAAGGTCAAAGCTGGTCATTTCATAACAATGAGTCCAGTGCTACTG from Acinetobacter pullicarnis encodes the following:
- a CDS encoding beta propeller repeat protein, with the protein product MVDLQGGDLRLYQSKGLMFLSYSEPLRMADQYNTQGEVIGRGFAEEWMKDTAEWLNRDQIRLIKGNLNQKAEIIFSIFAQKGSWWTNQDLSKIYISVIFNDYHKQGVIPVDKILGNARIYKMFKSVDSGLNFKPIHWPKARPIIQVLFDQTGQYGYVIGGNRELWRSSDAGETWKKIVIPQQWILKAETDDDISNNIVKTFDAYYLDEKTKMLYLSCFKYDPKQSRNEVYALPWNEALTDMNQLKPIVVIADVYITAIQSAPEQGLYLLTEKFDFSDFNLQSNKKSAQFIYLSKDKKQHLVELGDRLMLGHLYQGKDGVLVIVGSKVSESYLRFEDMYLISTDQGQSWSFHNNESSATGQTFDTQTNRLWKLENAKLYSKQLD